From a region of the Mesorhizobium sp. J428 genome:
- a CDS encoding antitoxin VbhA family protein: MSEVSEVTITFRVPRDLKDGFAKIAKNNHRNSSLLLRDFMRETVESGGRNVAPLTDAQQLERARAVAYGQASAALEGFPVSPEAADLGKRFVSGQIELSEFAAASHGAGRGR; this comes from the coding sequence ATGTCCGAAGTGTCAGAAGTCACCATCACGTTCCGCGTTCCGCGCGATCTTAAGGATGGTTTCGCCAAGATCGCCAAGAACAACCATCGGAATTCGTCCCTGCTCTTGCGCGATTTCATGCGCGAAACGGTCGAATCCGGCGGCCGAAATGTCGCTCCGCTCACCGATGCTCAGCAACTGGAAAGAGCGCGGGCGGTTGCCTACGGTCAGGCCTCGGCCGCGCTTGAAGGCTTCCCCGTCTCTCCCGAAGCGGCAGACCTCGGCAAGCGCTTTGTCTCTGGCCAGATCGAGTTGAGCGAATTCGCGGCCGCCAGCCACGGTGCCGGCCGTGGCCGCTGA
- a CDS encoding Fic family protein yields MAAETERSELRERLEGFHTSKRLTELYLSPVGGNFDSAHLREINRRIFQDLPAAGFPEVKPGQFREPAPAGMDWVKHRQLDGLNVISHVAYSPMDNASIARLDDALQQIDVAKLSRLKTTPFVRAIGRLYSELDYIHPFPDGNSRTLREFTRELAEACGYNIDWTRFAAHPNGRNLLYVGRDLAVNELAMPHLRNDQTRRSVAFTQDQLAGNRDLTDLLRDAVLPGRAIAFRKLREPAALAAFPELATAFETMHKAEAFSREKYADDAGQRREFMDAVRKTVLERLDAGHTNDFGMKKNRPQEAERVRSPPSGERDR; encoded by the coding sequence GTGGCCGCTGAAACCGAGCGGTCGGAGCTTCGCGAACGCCTTGAGGGTTTTCATACCTCCAAGCGGCTGACCGAGCTTTACCTCTCGCCTGTCGGGGGAAACTTCGACAGCGCGCATCTGCGCGAAATCAATCGCCGGATCTTCCAGGACTTGCCCGCGGCCGGATTTCCCGAAGTGAAGCCCGGCCAGTTCCGCGAGCCGGCTCCGGCAGGCATGGATTGGGTGAAGCATCGGCAGCTGGACGGGCTGAATGTTATCTCCCACGTCGCCTACTCGCCGATGGACAACGCCTCGATCGCGCGTCTCGACGACGCCCTGCAGCAGATCGACGTTGCCAAGCTGTCGCGCCTCAAGACAACACCCTTCGTCCGCGCCATCGGACGCCTTTATTCCGAACTCGACTACATCCATCCGTTTCCGGATGGAAACAGCCGCACGCTTCGCGAATTTACCCGCGAGCTGGCCGAGGCCTGCGGCTACAACATCGACTGGACCCGCTTTGCGGCCCATCCGAACGGACGCAACCTGCTCTACGTCGGCCGAGACCTGGCTGTGAACGAACTGGCGATGCCGCATCTGCGCAACGACCAGACGCGGCGCAGCGTGGCATTCACTCAGGACCAGCTTGCGGGGAACCGCGACCTTACCGACCTGCTGCGCGATGCCGTGCTGCCGGGCCGCGCTATCGCCTTCCGGAAGCTGCGCGAGCCTGCAGCTCTTGCCGCCTTTCCGGAACTCGCAACCGCCTTCGAGACAATGCACAAGGCCGAGGCCTTCAGCCGCGAGAAATATGCAGACGATGCCGGACAGCGGCGCGAATTCATGGACGCCGTGCGTAAGACGGTCCTTGAACGCCTGGACGCCGGACACACGAATGATTTCGGGATGAAGAAGAACAGGCCGCAGGAGGCGGAACGCGTCCGTTCCCCTCCTTCGGGAGAACGCGACAGATAA